Proteins from one Malaya genurostris strain Urasoe2022 chromosome 2, Malgen_1.1, whole genome shotgun sequence genomic window:
- the LOC131428318 gene encoding SET and MYND domain-containing protein 4 has translation MENGWDSMVAKIVRVYKLTNVIQTFHGEVETIRKLQTIPEVRKACRSWLKKLPSVRTSDEEKSHLYRENGNEIFRGRKCPHVALEAYSKSIFAAPRDSTALAMAHANRAIVLMSLKRFREAYEDCQLALEGAYPEENRLRVLFRQAECALQVRDREGLEKALEEIGKISNEQELATFEIERFKRLQQLADLIAISEVPPGVTDLELNLPQIEEKVSDELGRYMVAKEDIKMDSPIVQEKAASFVPVYDPRGRSELPPFDCQYCGEVNVIPFPCSSCGRACYCSITCRQEHIPVHRYECPGYEKHLWYLIGIAHLGIRCFLDGFQDSMQKMNSTIECTAEVFFEDVLNIAEEQHQTYHYGKVLRLVTNLDKMSVSDMVQYSLTAYMLSLYLSEFTDFFKTLGDKSDMMSKDNWIVYAASVILRHIGQLVCNGHAISELRGVSASENNCLEQDSFNIRAGFLHRYYESTRVFTGIFPQISMFNHSCDPNIRNYFNKSVLTVYATKDIEPGGEIFNCYGPNCKLMNKEQRNAALKQQYCFDCKCSRCVSNKDDAYEKYEHFKCPFSKCAKYFLVKQNVDPFEKDIKCPLCRRIIDCSCFQLIASGMSSEQESCYEDFEDAVNAYNKCALVLSEFHETKITLAHMIFIQYLPFSGLDERCLRALKKLAQEFIHIREHRFGKMSPEYVMACFYLMDLVVIESKCEGEFRLDQASAEIINDFKQAIEIFGNGTRTKLLNYLKTHLG, from the exons ATGGAAAATGGTTGGGATTCGATggttgcgaaaatcgttcgggtGTACAAACTAACGAATGTGATTCAAACATTTCATGGGGAAGTCGAAACAATCCGAAAACTACAGACGATCCCCGAAGTTAG GAAAGCATGCCGGTCCTGGTTGAAAAAATTGCCCTCTGTGCGGACCAGCGACGAAGAAAAGTCCCATCTCTATCGCGAAAATGGCAATGAAATTTTTCGTGGACGAAAGTGCCCCCACGTGGCATTGGAGGCCTACAGTAAATCCATTTTTGCTGCACCACGCGACTCAACTGCATTGGCAATGGCCCATGCCAACCGTGCTATTGTGCTGATGAGTTTGAAAAGATTTCGTGAGGCTTACGAGGACTGCCAGTTAGCACTGGAGGGTGCCTATCCAGAAGAAAATCGCCTGCGAGTGCTCTTCCGACAGGCGGAATGCGCACTGCAGGTGCGCGATCGCGAAGGCCTGGAGAAAGCGTTGGAAGAAATCGGAAAAATTTCCAACGAACAGGAACTGGCTACTTTTGAAATTGAAAGAT TCAAAAGATTGCAACAATTAGCAGATCTTATTGCAATATCTGAGGTACCACCGGGTGTTACTGATTTGGAACTCAATTTACCACAAATTGAAGA GAAGGTATCCGATGAACTCGGAAGGTATATGGTGGCAAAGGAGGATATAAAAATGGATTCTCCTATTGTTCAAGAAAAGGCTGCTTCTTTTGTTCCAGTGTATGATCCCCGAGGCCGCTCGGAGCTCCCGCCTTTTGATTGTCAGTACTGCGGTGAGGTTAATGTTATTCCATTTCC ATGCTCATCATGTGGAAGAGCGTGCTATTGCAGCATAACATGTCGACAAGAACACATTCCTGTCCATCGTTACGAATGTCCCGGTTATGAGAAACATTTGTGGTATCTCATAGGTATAGCACATTTAGGGATACGATGTTTTCTGGATGGGTTTCAGGATAGTATGCAGAAAATGAACAGCACAATTGAATGTACGGCAGAAGTATTTTTTGAAGATGTCCTGAATATAGCTGAAGAACAGCATCAGACCTATCATTATGGAAAGGTTCTAAGGCTAGTAACGAATTTGGACAAGATGTCTGTTTCGGATATGGTGCAATACTCACTG ACCGCGTACATGCTTTCATTATACTTGAGCGAATTTACCGACTTTTTCAAAACGCTGGGTGACAAGTCAGACATGATGTCGAAGGATAACTGGATAGTGTATGCCGCAAGTGTCATTTTAAGACATATTGGACAGTTAGTTTGCAATGGACATGCGATCAGCGAGTTGCGAGGTGTTTCTGCTTCCGAGAATAACTGTCTAGAGCAGGACAGTTTTAACATTAGAGCCGGGTTTTTGCATCGATATTACGAGAGCACACGCGTATTCACCGGAATATTTCCGCAGATCAGTATGTTTAACCACTCCTGTGATCCTAATATCCGTAATTATTTCAACAAAAGTGTGCTGACAGTCTATGCTACAAAAGATATCGAACCGGGTGGTGAGATATTTAACTGCTATGGACCGAACTGCAAATTGATGAACAAGGAACAACGTAACGCTGCCCTCAAGCAACAGTATTGCTTCGATTGTAAATGTAGTCGTTGCGTTTCCAATAAAGACGATGCATAT GAGAAATACGAGCACTTCAAATGCCCGTTCTCGAAATGTGCCAAGTATTTTCTGGTGAAACAAAACGTTGATCCTTTCGAAAAAGACATCAAATGTCCGTTATGTCGAAGAATTATTGATTGCTCCTGCTTTCAACTTATTGCTAGTGGAATGTCGAGCGagcaggaaa gTTGTTACGAAGACTTTGAGGATGCAGTTAATGCTTACAACAAATGCGCACTAGTTCTATCGGAATTTCACGAAACAAAGATTACACTTGCTCACATGATTTTTATTCAGTATTTGCCCTTTTCTGGATTAGATGAAAGGTGTCTGAGAGCGTTGAAAAAACTAGCACAAGAGTTCATACACATACGAGAGCATCGGTTCGGTAAAATGAGCCCCGAATACGTTATGGCCTGCTTTTACCTAATGGACTTAGTTGTAATAGAATCCAAATGTGAGGGTGAGTTTCGTCTCGATCAAGCATCGGCAGAAATTATAAATGATTTCAAACAAGCTATTGAAATTTTCGGGAATGGTACTAGAACAAAACTATTGAATTATCTGAAAACTCATTTGGGGTAA